The Streptomyces sp. Alt3 genome has a segment encoding these proteins:
- a CDS encoding GH12 family glycosyl hydrolase domain-containing protein, producing the protein MARSTLTRLLLAPAAAVAALVGFAAAPAHAAIWTSSEQWGNYTTSDGYILYNNIWGSGAGTQSIWANSSSNWGVTANHPNTGGIKSYPNAKKIVNKPITSLSSLTSTYNVTVPSSGAYNTSYDIWDTDYDYEVMLWVNYNGAVGPLGTSQGTVTLGGHTWAVYKGSNGSNEVFSFLRTSDSSSGTVNILPILKWIKDTKGWWGNETIGDVQFGYEITSSSGGLNFTTNGFNVSSS; encoded by the coding sequence ATGGCACGATCCACCCTGACCCGGCTGCTGCTGGCCCCGGCGGCGGCAGTGGCCGCGCTCGTCGGCTTCGCGGCGGCGCCCGCCCACGCCGCGATCTGGACCTCGTCGGAGCAGTGGGGCAACTACACCACGTCCGACGGTTACATCCTCTACAACAACATCTGGGGTTCCGGAGCGGGCACCCAGAGCATCTGGGCCAACTCGTCGAGCAACTGGGGCGTGACGGCCAACCACCCGAACACCGGTGGCATCAAGTCGTACCCGAACGCCAAGAAGATCGTCAACAAGCCGATCACGTCGCTCTCCTCGCTGACCAGCACGTACAACGTGACGGTCCCGTCGTCCGGCGCGTACAACACGTCGTACGACATCTGGGACACGGACTACGACTACGAGGTGATGCTCTGGGTGAACTACAACGGTGCTGTGGGCCCGCTGGGCACCTCGCAGGGAACCGTCACGCTCGGCGGGCACACCTGGGCGGTGTACAAGGGCAGCAACGGATCCAACGAGGTCTTCTCGTTCCTGCGGACCTCGGACTCCTCCTCCGGCACCGTGAACATCCTGCCGATCCTGAAGTGGATCAAGGACACCAAGGGCTGGTGGGGCAACGAGACCATCGGTGACGTCCAGTTCGGCTACGAGATCACCTCGTCGTCCGGCGGCCTGAACTTCACGACCAACGGGTTCAACGTCTCGTCGAGCTGA
- a CDS encoding 3'-5' exonuclease, which yields MRQGTTLLNVIDVEATCWDGQPPPGSVNEIIEIGLTVVDLPAGRRSSRHRILVRPARSAVSGFCTQLTGLTQAEVNRGATFAEACRILVEEYGAGERPWASWGEYDRRQFARQCRADAVACPFGYPTERTHTDAKAVFTEAYGLRRKPGMDQALRIAGLPLEGRHHRGEDDAWNIAALVLDLSDRGAWPAAATTVQVAPPPGGASGA from the coding sequence ATGCGCCAAGGGACCACCCTGCTGAACGTCATCGATGTCGAAGCCACCTGCTGGGACGGACAGCCACCTCCCGGCTCCGTGAACGAGATCATCGAGATCGGTCTCACCGTCGTGGACCTGCCGGCGGGACGCCGTTCGTCCCGTCACCGCATCCTGGTCCGCCCCGCACGGTCGGCCGTGAGCGGCTTCTGCACCCAGCTGACAGGACTGACGCAGGCCGAGGTGAACAGGGGCGCCACCTTCGCGGAGGCGTGCCGGATCCTCGTGGAGGAGTACGGCGCCGGGGAACGCCCCTGGGCGAGTTGGGGCGAGTACGACCGACGGCAGTTCGCGCGGCAGTGCCGGGCCGACGCGGTGGCCTGTCCGTTCGGGTATCCGACGGAACGCACCCACACCGACGCCAAGGCCGTGTTCACCGAGGCATACGGGCTGCGCAGGAAGCCAGGCATGGACCAGGCTCTGCGGATCGCCGGGCTGCCGCTCGAAGGGCGCCATCACCGCGGCGAGGACGACGCGTGGAACATCGCCGCACTCGTCCTCGATCTGTCGGACCGCGGGGCGTGGCCGGCCGCAGCCACAACCGTCCAGGTGGCGCCTCCACCAGGCGGGGCGTCCGGGGCTTGA
- a CDS encoding cytochrome P450 family protein has protein sequence MVQDLDGETEQLRASAPLARIELLGVPAWTVTRHAEARRLLLDARLVKDLAAWGLWQRGEVTHAWPLIGMIDAGRSMFTVDGEEHRRLRTKTSQALTPRRLEAIRPDIEKFTEELLDALAAQGEDGVVDLKAVFAQPLPMKVVGLLMGVDEALHPMLTRQYKAFFSMLTPQEDRLALLAELDVFYAELVREKTAHPTDDLTSGLILAEEGGEPLTEEEVVGNLKALVAAGHETTIGLILNAVRALLAHPGQLRKVLDGEIPWDTVIEETLRWDTPTTHLLMRFATEDIQVGDQVIAKGEGVVISYRAIGRDTAQHGDDAGTFDITRPTPIRHMTFGHGPHICPGAALSRVEAGIALPALFGRFPELKLAIEDDEIRRLPVMTQNDMEAFPVLLHG, from the coding sequence ATGGTCCAGGACCTCGACGGTGAGACCGAACAGCTGCGGGCTTCCGCCCCGCTCGCCCGCATCGAGCTCCTCGGAGTCCCCGCCTGGACCGTCACCCGGCACGCCGAGGCGCGCCGACTCCTGCTCGACGCACGCCTGGTGAAGGACCTGGCTGCCTGGGGGCTCTGGCAGCGTGGGGAGGTCACGCACGCCTGGCCGCTGATCGGCATGATCGACGCGGGGCGCTCCATGTTCACCGTGGACGGCGAGGAGCACCGCCGGCTGCGGACGAAGACCTCCCAGGCCCTCACCCCCCGACGGCTGGAGGCGATCCGGCCGGACATCGAGAAGTTCACCGAGGAACTGCTGGACGCGCTGGCCGCACAGGGCGAGGACGGGGTCGTCGACCTCAAGGCCGTGTTCGCCCAGCCGCTCCCGATGAAGGTGGTCGGGCTGCTGATGGGGGTGGACGAGGCGCTGCACCCCATGCTGACCCGGCAGTACAAGGCGTTCTTCTCCATGCTCACCCCCCAGGAGGACCGGCTGGCGCTCCTCGCCGAACTCGACGTCTTCTACGCCGAGTTGGTGCGGGAGAAGACCGCGCATCCCACCGACGACCTCACCAGCGGGCTGATTCTCGCGGAGGAGGGCGGGGAGCCCCTCACCGAGGAGGAGGTCGTCGGCAACCTCAAGGCGTTGGTGGCGGCGGGACACGAGACCACGATCGGGCTCATCCTCAACGCCGTACGCGCCCTCCTCGCCCACCCCGGCCAGCTGCGCAAGGTGCTGGACGGCGAGATCCCCTGGGACACGGTGATCGAGGAGACGCTGCGCTGGGACACTCCCACCACCCACCTCCTGATGAGGTTCGCCACCGAGGACATCCAGGTCGGCGACCAGGTCATCGCCAAGGGGGAGGGCGTCGTCATCTCCTACCGGGCCATCGGCCGCGACACCGCCCAGCACGGGGACGACGCCGGCACCTTCGACATCACCCGGCCGACGCCGATACGGCACATGACCTTCGGCCACGGACCCCACATCTGTCCCGGCGCGGCGCTGTCCCGGGTCGAGGCCGGCATCGCGCTGCCCGCGCTGTTCGGACGCTTCCCGGAGCTGAAGCTCGCGATCGAGGACGACGAGATCCGCAGGCTGCCGGTGATGACGCAGAACGACATGGAGGCGTTCCCCGTGCTGCTCCACGGCTGA
- a CDS encoding glycosyl hydrolase family 95 catalytic domain-containing protein yields MIDGTWEPGPATRWEDAFLSGNGRHGAMVYGDPADDQVIVNHHTLVRPNGSEDLRAPELADRLGRLQDALLSGDTKAAEDFGAGSPLVWVQPFHPAFRSRVRRTRGLHEAVAGYRREVDFTSGEVTASYEAWRSSVFVSRADDVVVQHVTDPGLTADVVLDHVLPGAPARLAVGRSTVLTPDGAHLALRVGYPGSELGYTGVTVARVDGGRVFVAGEGIRIEGARSLTLTTRVVRGPGRPDLGELWAGLPREDHATLLDRHRPLHRTAYGRASFTLRDAAPGRELSGSELLRDPSSPALLERLFAAGRYHLLSASGMLPPRLTGLWTGDWDTAWSGAFTTNANLNLQVSSAAAAGLPEVTEAHAALVEGQLADWQDNARAIFGARGIVAPSHTDGVSGHTRHFQRAYPLHLWTAGADWLLQPLLENAETTTGVADSGLTNALVEAALFYEDFLSREDPDGHLAVVPSYSPENRPANASWGTVNATMDIAAARHALTTAAEHAPGHPSAGLWRSLAARLPAYLVNEDGALAEWAWPGLRETYDHRHLSHLYPVWPLDAINPYDTPELAGAAHRALELRGSENDSAHGHLHQALIAARLRDASRVSAALGAVLGGDFFHDSLMSAHYPFRNVYNADAAHTLPAVVIESLVQSAPGRLVLLPAVPAACPAGELRGVRTRFGAHLDLRWSEDGATAVLRPTRDARVDLRTGDGLVLTETSAGNPTAPLELTAGVDRVLTLGAR; encoded by the coding sequence ATGATCGACGGCACGTGGGAGCCCGGCCCCGCCACCCGCTGGGAGGACGCCTTCCTCAGCGGCAACGGCCGTCATGGGGCGATGGTGTACGGCGATCCGGCCGACGACCAGGTGATCGTCAACCACCACACCCTGGTGCGGCCCAACGGCAGTGAGGATCTCCGGGCACCGGAGCTCGCCGACCGGCTCGGGCGGCTCCAGGACGCGCTCCTGTCCGGGGACACGAAAGCCGCCGAGGACTTCGGCGCGGGAAGCCCCCTGGTGTGGGTGCAGCCCTTCCACCCGGCTTTCCGTTCCCGGGTGCGCCGCACCCGCGGGCTCCACGAGGCGGTGGCCGGGTACCGGCGCGAGGTCGACTTCACCTCGGGTGAGGTGACCGCGTCGTACGAGGCGTGGCGCAGCAGTGTCTTCGTGTCGCGGGCCGACGACGTGGTCGTGCAGCACGTCACCGACCCGGGGCTGACCGCCGACGTCGTCCTGGACCACGTCCTGCCGGGCGCCCCCGCGCGGCTGGCGGTCGGGCGCTCCACGGTGCTGACCCCGGACGGCGCCCACCTGGCACTGCGGGTGGGCTATCCGGGCAGCGAACTCGGCTACACGGGCGTCACCGTGGCGCGGGTGGACGGTGGCAGGGTCTTCGTGGCGGGCGAGGGCATCCGGATCGAGGGAGCGCGGAGCCTCACGCTGACGACCCGCGTCGTCCGCGGTCCCGGCAGGCCGGATCTCGGTGAGCTGTGGGCCGGGCTGCCCCGGGAGGACCACGCCACGCTGCTGGACCGCCACCGGCCCCTGCACCGGACGGCGTACGGGCGCGCCTCCTTCACGCTGCGGGACGCCGCTCCGGGACGGGAGCTGTCCGGCAGCGAGCTGCTGCGTGACCCGAGTTCCCCCGCGCTGCTGGAGAGGCTCTTCGCGGCGGGGCGCTACCACCTGCTCTCCGCCTCGGGAATGCTGCCGCCCCGGCTGACCGGCCTGTGGACCGGCGACTGGGACACCGCGTGGTCCGGTGCCTTCACCACGAACGCCAACCTCAACCTCCAGGTCTCCTCCGCCGCGGCGGCCGGCCTCCCCGAGGTCACCGAGGCGCACGCGGCCCTGGTCGAGGGGCAGCTGGCCGACTGGCAGGACAACGCGCGGGCGATCTTCGGCGCCCGGGGCATCGTCGCACCGTCCCACACGGACGGAGTCTCGGGGCACACCCGGCACTTCCAGCGCGCCTATCCGCTGCATCTGTGGACCGCCGGGGCGGACTGGCTGCTGCAGCCGCTCCTGGAGAACGCCGAGACCACGACGGGGGTCGCGGACAGCGGGCTGACGAACGCCCTCGTCGAGGCGGCCCTCTTCTACGAGGACTTCCTCAGCCGCGAGGATCCGGACGGACACCTGGCGGTCGTGCCCTCGTACTCCCCGGAGAACCGGCCGGCCAACGCGAGCTGGGGCACGGTGAACGCCACGATGGACATCGCGGCGGCCCGCCACGCCCTGACGACGGCAGCCGAGCACGCGCCCGGGCACCCGTCCGCCGGTCTGTGGCGGTCACTCGCGGCCCGGCTCCCGGCGTACCTGGTGAACGAGGACGGGGCGCTCGCCGAGTGGGCGTGGCCCGGTCTGCGGGAGACGTACGACCACCGTCACCTGAGCCACCTCTACCCGGTGTGGCCGCTGGACGCGATCAATCCGTACGACACCCCGGAGCTGGCCGGGGCGGCGCACCGCGCGCTGGAGCTGCGCGGCTCGGAGAACGACTCCGCCCACGGGCACCTGCACCAGGCGCTGATCGCCGCCCGGCTGCGGGACGCGTCCCGGGTGTCGGCGGCGCTGGGCGCCGTGCTGGGCGGGGACTTCTTCCACGACTCGCTGATGAGCGCGCACTACCCGTTCCGGAACGTCTACAACGCGGACGCGGCCCACACGCTGCCCGCCGTCGTGATCGAGTCACTGGTCCAGTCGGCACCCGGGCGCCTGGTGCTGCTGCCCGCCGTCCCGGCCGCGTGTCCGGCGGGTGAACTGCGGGGTGTGCGTACGCGGTTCGGCGCGCACCTGGACCTGCGGTGGTCCGAGGACGGTGCCACCGCCGTGCTGCGCCCCACCCGCGACGCCCGTGTAGACCTGCGCACGGGCGACGGGCTCGTCCTCACCGAGACCTCAGCCGGAAACCCCACGGCTCCGCTGGAGCTGACGGCCGGCGTGGACCGCGTCCTCACCCTGGGGGCGCGGTAG
- a CDS encoding arabinan endo-1,5-alpha-L-arabinosidase has product MSMRALAVVPAALLLALVPGSASAYPNPGVVNGDVVVHDPSMIRSSSGQYLLYSTGEGLQVRTSTDRTAFGRSGNAFTTKPSWWKNYSSASDPWAPDISYRGGKYLMYYAVSSFGSNTSAIGLAGSTTGQAGSWSDYGIVYTSSSSSDYNAIDPNLFVDDDGKWWLSFGSWWTGIKMIRIDPSTGKQYAGDTTRRSLASRPTGTKAVEAPSIVKRNGYYYLFASYDTCCAGTSSTYKIKVGRSSSVTGPYTDRNGVGMLNNGGTPVLESHGRYIGPGGQSILADSDGDLLVYHYYDGQDNGTPKLGVNLLNWSSGWPVAY; this is encoded by the coding sequence ATGTCGATGAGAGCCCTCGCCGTGGTACCCGCAGCGTTGCTGCTGGCCCTCGTGCCGGGCAGCGCGTCCGCGTACCCCAACCCGGGTGTCGTCAACGGCGACGTCGTCGTGCACGACCCCAGCATGATCCGCAGCTCGTCCGGCCAGTACCTGCTCTACTCGACCGGTGAAGGTCTCCAGGTGCGTACCTCCACCGACCGCACCGCCTTCGGCCGTTCCGGGAACGCCTTCACCACCAAGCCGAGCTGGTGGAAGAACTACTCCTCGGCGTCGGACCCCTGGGCCCCGGACATCTCGTACCGCGGCGGCAAGTACCTGATGTACTACGCCGTCTCGTCCTTCGGCTCCAACACCTCGGCCATCGGTCTGGCCGGCTCCACCACCGGCCAGGCGGGCAGCTGGAGCGACTACGGGATCGTGTACACGTCGAGCTCGTCGAGCGACTACAACGCCATCGACCCCAACCTGTTCGTGGACGACGACGGCAAGTGGTGGCTGTCCTTCGGCTCCTGGTGGACCGGGATCAAGATGATCCGCATCGACCCGTCGACGGGCAAGCAGTACGCCGGGGACACCACCCGCCGTTCCCTGGCCTCCCGGCCCACCGGTACCAAGGCGGTCGAGGCGCCGTCCATCGTGAAGCGGAACGGCTACTACTACCTCTTCGCCTCGTACGACACCTGCTGCGCGGGCACCAGCTCCACGTACAAGATCAAGGTGGGCCGGTCGAGCAGCGTCACGGGCCCCTACACGGACCGCAACGGCGTCGGCATGCTCAACAACGGGGGCACACCCGTCCTGGAGTCGCACGGCCGGTACATCGGGCCCGGCGGCCAGTCGATCCTGGCGGACTCCGACGGCGACCTCCTCGTCTACCACTACTACGACGGCCAGGACAACGGCACCCCGAAACTCGGTGTCAACCTTCTGAACTGGAGCAGCGGGTGGCCCGTCGCCTACTGA
- a CDS encoding ATP-grasp domain-containing protein produces the protein MADLLALAPYRSTTAALLAGAARERGMGVVVLTRDGIPTPPPHGVRTYYYGGPYFADSALGHLGVALLEPAAGWLDSLPYAFTGRHVRCVPLGEARRAPGPLFVKPPTDKSFPAAVYADGETLPGPVGRLRDEALVQISEVVAWVREFRIHLLDGEIRTGSRYATFGRLDPAPLAGDPDEPAVRDFVRQLTRACGDTLPSGVVLDVGLMRNGDDERWAVVEANMAWFSNVYAADPARALDVVLRSAGPGTSVRARDTRFRRA, from the coding sequence ATGGCTGATCTCCTCGCCCTCGCGCCATACCGTTCCACCACAGCGGCCCTGCTGGCCGGTGCGGCCCGCGAGCGCGGCATGGGCGTGGTCGTCCTGACGCGCGACGGCATCCCCACCCCGCCCCCGCACGGCGTCCGGACGTACTACTACGGTGGTCCGTACTTCGCGGATTCGGCCCTCGGACACCTCGGGGTCGCACTCCTCGAACCGGCCGCCGGCTGGCTCGATTCGCTGCCGTACGCCTTCACGGGCCGACACGTCCGGTGCGTACCGCTCGGTGAGGCCCGCCGCGCACCGGGCCCGCTCTTCGTGAAGCCGCCCACCGACAAGAGCTTCCCGGCCGCCGTGTACGCGGACGGTGAGACCCTTCCTGGGCCAGTGGGCCGCCTCCGGGACGAGGCCCTCGTCCAGATCAGCGAAGTGGTCGCCTGGGTAAGGGAGTTCCGGATCCATCTGCTGGACGGAGAGATACGTACCGGTTCGCGGTACGCCACCTTCGGCAGGCTCGACCCGGCACCCCTGGCCGGCGATCCGGACGAGCCCGCGGTGCGCGACTTCGTCCGACAGCTGACCCGGGCGTGCGGGGACACCCTGCCCAGCGGGGTGGTGCTGGACGTCGGGCTGATGCGTAACGGCGACGACGAGCGGTGGGCGGTCGTCGAGGCGAACATGGCCTGGTTCAGCAACGTGTACGCCGCCGACCCGGCCCGGGCCCTCGACGTGGTGCTCCGTTCGGCTGGGCCCGGGACGTCTGTCCGTGCGCGGGACACACGATTCCGTCGGGCGTGA
- a CDS encoding AbfB domain-containing protein, translating into MDDDGQAYMYYGGWGHANVVELNPDMTSLGTFPDGSTYKEITPENYTEGSFMFKRDGTYYMMWSEGGWTGPDYSVSYAMSDSPTGPFRKIDRVLAQDPAVARGSGHNSILNVPGTDIWYIRTTDASFASGANGVHAGTRKPSQAGAPGAAEPVARFDNASVRSNVFTFESADAPNRFIRHAWSRGRVDADVTPYADMRWKVVPGLADPAAVSLESVNFPGTFLRQRDGEVWIDQRTDDAGFRADATWRRVPGLSDRSLVSFEFFGSPGLHLRHRDALLYVEEVTAADRPEATFRAW; encoded by the coding sequence ATCGACGACGACGGTCAGGCGTACATGTACTACGGCGGGTGGGGCCACGCGAACGTCGTCGAGCTGAATCCGGACATGACCAGCCTCGGCACCTTCCCCGACGGGTCGACGTACAAGGAGATCACCCCGGAGAACTACACCGAGGGCTCCTTCATGTTCAAGCGCGACGGCACCTATTACATGATGTGGTCCGAAGGCGGCTGGACCGGCCCGGACTACTCGGTCTCGTACGCGATGTCGGACTCCCCCACCGGCCCGTTCAGGAAGATCGACAGGGTGCTGGCCCAGGACCCGGCGGTCGCCCGGGGATCCGGGCACAACTCGATCCTCAACGTGCCGGGCACCGACATCTGGTACATCAGGACGACTGACGCGTCCTTCGCCTCCGGCGCCAACGGGGTACACGCCGGCACCCGGAAGCCGTCGCAGGCCGGTGCGCCGGGCGCTGCCGAGCCTGTCGCACGCTTCGACAACGCCTCCGTCCGCTCCAACGTGTTCACGTTCGAGTCGGCCGACGCGCCGAACCGGTTTATCCGCCACGCGTGGAGCCGCGGCCGGGTGGATGCCGACGTCACGCCGTACGCCGACATGCGGTGGAAGGTGGTGCCCGGCCTGGCCGACCCGGCGGCCGTGTCACTGGAGTCGGTCAACTTCCCCGGAACGTTCCTCCGGCAGCGGGACGGGGAGGTGTGGATCGATCAGCGCACCGACGACGCGGGCTTCCGCGCGGACGCGACGTGGCGGCGCGTGCCGGGCCTGTCCGACCGGTCCCTGGTGTCCTTCGAGTTCTTCGGTTCACCCGGCCTCCACCTGAGGCACCGCGACGCTCTGCTGTACGTCGAGGAGGTCACCGCCGCCGACCGGCCGGAGGCGACTTTCCGAGCCTGGTGA
- a CDS encoding LacI family DNA-binding transcriptional regulator, whose protein sequence is MVTLAEVAQHAGVSASTVSYVLSGKRSISASTRERVELSIQQLGYHPNAGARALASSRSNIIALMVPLRTDMYVPVMMEIAIAVATSARTHGYDVLLLTGEEGPAAVRRIAGSSLADAMILMDVELHDERLPLLRDSGRTAVLIGLPADTSGLTCVDLDFEATGALCVEHLAGLGHREVAVIGEAAAVYERHTGFAERTVDGIRAKAHDAGVRILHRPCEGGYAAMAGTLARIFDERPGTTGFIVQNEAAVEPLLNLLQQQGRAVPEDVSVVAICPDQVATQASVRLTSVAIPAQEMGRRSVEQVVAKLGGRGTDEVDLLEPVLTVRASSGPAPV, encoded by the coding sequence ATGGTCACACTTGCCGAGGTCGCCCAGCACGCCGGAGTCTCAGCGAGCACGGTGAGCTACGTCCTCAGCGGCAAGCGGTCGATCTCGGCCTCCACCCGGGAACGTGTCGAGCTCAGTATCCAGCAGCTGGGGTACCACCCCAACGCCGGTGCGCGTGCTCTCGCCAGCAGCAGATCCAACATCATCGCGCTGATGGTGCCGCTGCGCACGGACATGTACGTCCCGGTGATGATGGAGATCGCCATCGCCGTCGCCACGAGCGCCCGTACGCACGGCTACGACGTCCTGCTGCTCACCGGCGAGGAGGGCCCCGCGGCTGTCCGCCGGATCGCGGGGAGCTCGCTGGCGGACGCGATGATCCTGATGGACGTCGAACTGCACGACGAACGCCTCCCGCTGCTCCGTGACTCGGGACGGACGGCCGTGCTCATCGGCCTGCCCGCGGACACCTCGGGGCTCACCTGTGTGGACCTCGACTTCGAGGCGACCGGGGCACTGTGCGTGGAACACCTGGCCGGCCTCGGGCACCGCGAGGTGGCGGTGATCGGCGAAGCGGCAGCCGTCTACGAGCGCCACACCGGCTTCGCCGAGCGCACGGTGGACGGCATCCGGGCCAAGGCGCACGACGCCGGGGTGCGGATACTGCACCGCCCCTGCGAGGGCGGATACGCGGCGATGGCCGGCACCCTGGCCCGCATCTTCGACGAGCGGCCGGGGACGACCGGCTTCATCGTCCAGAACGAGGCCGCCGTCGAACCGTTGCTCAACCTGCTCCAGCAGCAGGGGCGCGCGGTGCCGGAGGACGTGTCCGTCGTGGCCATCTGCCCCGACCAGGTGGCCACGCAGGCGTCGGTGCGGCTCACGTCCGTCGCCATCCCGGCACAGGAGATGGGGCGCCGGTCGGTGGAACAGGTGGTGGCGAAGCTGGGCGGCCGCGGCACCGACGAAGTGGACCTGCTGGAACCGGTTCTGACGGTGCGTGCGAGCTCGGGGCCGGCACCGGTCTGA
- a CDS encoding MerR family transcriptional regulator, translating into MDGDTLFTIGALARRTGLTVKTIRFYSDTGIVPPTDRSPAGYRLYDIGALARLDLVRTLRDLGLDLAVIRQVLDREVSVPEVAAAHADALEVQIRTLRLRRAVLRAVAKRDFTPEEMDLMHKFAKLSEDERRRLITDFIDDTFGGFEANADFVDMIRSAMPELPDDPEPHQVDAWVELAELTQDPDFRASVRRMAEYQAAERAQGDVTGLHHDLTETVRDNVGRALDAGIAPASAEAAPIIDTLTARYAQTFSRADDADLRHWLLTRLDIAGDPRAERYWHLLAVTNGWPTSPSLAPVFTWFTEALRTHTPQQTRVQ; encoded by the coding sequence ATGGACGGCGACACGCTCTTCACGATTGGGGCCCTGGCCCGGCGGACCGGGCTGACTGTCAAGACCATTCGGTTCTACTCCGACACCGGAATCGTGCCGCCGACAGACCGCAGCCCGGCTGGCTACCGTCTCTATGACATCGGCGCACTGGCGCGCCTGGATCTGGTGCGCACCCTGCGTGACCTGGGGCTCGACCTTGCTGTCATCCGGCAGGTGCTGGACCGCGAGGTTTCGGTGCCCGAGGTCGCGGCCGCACACGCCGACGCCCTGGAAGTACAGATCCGCACTCTCCGACTGCGGCGCGCGGTGCTGCGAGCGGTGGCCAAACGGGACTTCACCCCCGAGGAAATGGACCTCATGCACAAGTTTGCCAAGCTCTCCGAAGACGAACGACGACGCCTCATCACCGACTTCATCGACGACACCTTCGGCGGGTTCGAGGCCAACGCCGACTTCGTCGACATGATTCGCTCGGCCATGCCCGAACTGCCGGACGACCCCGAACCCCATCAGGTCGATGCCTGGGTGGAACTCGCCGAACTCACCCAGGACCCCGACTTCCGCGCCTCCGTCCGCCGCATGGCGGAGTACCAGGCAGCCGAGCGCGCCCAAGGCGACGTCACCGGCTTGCACCACGACCTCACCGAAACCGTCCGCGACAACGTCGGCCGCGCGCTCGATGCCGGCATCGCTCCGGCCTCGGCCGAGGCCGCACCCATCATCGACACCCTCACCGCTCGTTACGCGCAAACCTTCAGCCGCGCCGACGACGCTGACTTGCGCCACTGGCTGCTGACACGCCTGGATATCGCCGGCGACCCCCGCGCGGAACGCTACTGGCACCTGCTGGCCGTCACCAACGGATGGCCCACCTCGCCCAGCCTGGCACCGGTGTTCACGTGGTTCACAGAAGCCCTGCGCACTCACACCCCGCAGCAGACCCGCGTGCAGTAG